A single window of Pseudanabaena sp. BC1403 DNA harbors:
- a CDS encoding iron uptake porin — translation MLKTRSGSSINLVSLTATTIATTLISSILNSSYAQAEAQKETKIATNESELIRSISRDPMITPVIAPNKSETSQAPVNLNTDSQIIREINSELGKSKPVITSDRTKPSLNAQGVTSVSQLSDVKPTDWAFTALQSLVERYGCIAGYPDSTYRGNQATSRYEFAAGVNACLDKINEIIASGLSDKVGKEDLETLKKLQEEFAAELATLRGRVDALDAKTAKLEAQQFSTTTKLFGQAIFGLQSRLPNTGSLTPRDGTRNTVDDATNLTFGYNLQLSLVTQFDNRSLLLTGIQAGNASTASTLFANNNFLTNSYTRLGYELDTGNSLQLSDLSYRFLVGDRLAVIVGAAGVAPSSVFRGPNRYESAGQGALSAFAQRNPILNFPGQAGIGFDWQISDNISLQGVYAASLASDPQNGLTGGPFTAGVQLAITPSEAIDLALYYLNSYTTNASLNTGVGDNLIGPIAGRFSTNAFGGTATWRISPQVILGGWAGYTTSESRDVGLGGTVNTFNWMAFLNFPDLFAEGNLGGIYVGQPPKITSSNITQNGIPAFNIPSAIGLTGVNAGDFGGQPSTTTHLELFYRMRLNDNISITPGVLFIFNPVQTAGSDTITVGAIRTTFTF, via the coding sequence ATGCTTAAAACCAGATCTGGTAGCTCCATCAACTTAGTATCACTTACCGCAACAACAATCGCCACAACATTAATATCTAGTATCTTAAACTCCAGCTATGCTCAGGCTGAAGCTCAAAAGGAAACTAAGATCGCCACCAATGAATCTGAGCTAATTCGGTCAATTAGTCGAGATCCCATGATCACGCCAGTGATCGCCCCTAACAAATCTGAGACATCGCAAGCACCTGTCAATCTTAATACTGACTCACAAATTATTCGGGAGATCAATTCTGAGCTAGGAAAGTCAAAACCAGTCATAACTAGCGATCGCACTAAACCAAGTCTTAATGCTCAGGGTGTTACTTCGGTTTCGCAGCTAAGTGATGTTAAGCCTACAGACTGGGCTTTCACAGCATTACAATCCCTCGTTGAGCGCTATGGTTGCATTGCGGGCTATCCAGACAGCACCTATCGCGGCAATCAAGCAACTAGCCGTTATGAATTCGCCGCAGGTGTGAACGCTTGTCTCGATAAAATCAATGAAATCATTGCCTCAGGGTTATCCGACAAAGTCGGCAAAGAAGATCTCGAAACCTTGAAAAAGTTGCAAGAAGAATTTGCAGCAGAACTTGCAACGTTACGTGGTCGAGTTGATGCTCTTGATGCAAAAACAGCCAAACTAGAAGCCCAGCAATTTTCCACAACTACGAAACTGTTTGGTCAAGCCATTTTTGGACTGCAAAGCCGTTTACCCAATACTGGTAGCCTTACTCCAAGAGATGGTACGCGCAACACCGTCGATGATGCGACTAACCTCACCTTTGGCTATAACCTGCAACTGAGCTTGGTCACCCAGTTTGACAATCGTAGTCTTTTGTTAACAGGTATACAGGCAGGAAATGCTTCCACAGCTTCTACACTTTTTGCTAACAACAATTTTCTAACCAATAGCTACACTCGCCTTGGATATGAACTTGACACAGGTAATTCCCTCCAATTAAGTGATTTGTCCTATCGTTTTTTAGTAGGCGATCGCTTAGCTGTGATTGTTGGTGCAGCAGGAGTCGCTCCATCAAGTGTATTTCGTGGCCCCAACCGTTATGAAAGTGCAGGTCAAGGCGCTCTCTCAGCCTTTGCTCAACGCAACCCCATCCTCAACTTCCCTGGACAAGCTGGGATTGGTTTCGACTGGCAAATCAGCGATAACATTAGCTTACAAGGAGTTTATGCCGCATCCTTGGCATCCGATCCTCAAAATGGTTTAACAGGTGGTCCCTTTACCGCAGGTGTCCAACTGGCGATTACGCCCAGTGAGGCAATTGATCTCGCGCTATATTACCTTAATTCCTACACCACAAATGCCAGCTTAAATACGGGCGTTGGCGATAACTTAATTGGTCCGATCGCAGGACGTTTCTCAACCAATGCTTTTGGCGGTACTGCGACATGGCGAATTTCTCCTCAGGTTATTCTGGGTGGTTGGGCTGGTTACACCACATCCGAGTCTAGAGATGTGGGCTTAGGTGGCACAGTTAATACATTTAACTGGATGGCTTTTCTCAACTTCCCCGATTTGTTTGCTGAAGGTAACTTGGGCGGGATATACGTTGGACAGCCTCCCAAGATCACCAGCAGTAACATTACCCAAAATGGCATACCTGCTTTTAACATTCCTAGTGCGATCGGTTTGACTGGCGTTAATGCAGGGGACTTCGGTGGACAGCCTTCGACAACTACTCATCTAGAGTTGTTTTATCGGATGCGCCTAAATGACAATATTAGTATTACCCCAGGGGTGCTATTTATTTTTAATCCTGTGCAAACTGCTGGCAGTGACACGATCACCGTTGGCGCTATCCGTACAACTTTCACATTCTAA